A DNA window from Acinetobacter sp. 10FS3-1 contains the following coding sequences:
- a CDS encoding OmpP1/FadL family transporter, translated as MKNIRLSPLLTGIILAGCSSYTFAQLGTNLSVDLRALSMGNAVTADPPGVNAIHFNPAGLTKIDGLQTEQQIIIADFNIQREFSVPAGYNVFGYSDDPLVCHDGPEVSSDLCTDFKGPVNGDVEYVSLYVPILKKMVDLGEGLPIAAPTMGVAYNPPGSKATYATAVYAPLIAGFGHEDGNPANFMGQQVALERITYLSPSIGYEINDQLSIGASVGMSYQAVAMKTDLRFPNELIGMLRMIDEVVCTPFKENSDIITDILLLGICNAEEGVNPFGKFGQMELALEQNLSPSYNLGILWEPTEDFSFGMVYQSAAKMRLKGKYHIDNAKAPQELIRGLMTSPTGQILAAILGFPNYIPSSESGLVAMDFEYPAHFQAGIKYKLMPDLQVNLDIGWTDYKAWEQFKFEFDRSISALKIAKLLSPHVTDSSLALPLGFESPWNFGIGVEYSATDRLKLRAGYEPRTSAIPKDKRNTMVPINGAQLFGLGLGYRFDADTDLDLSIGFLRSKDNIPANTSSLANQTGVNNLLLNPYAGLNVKTDTKITILGLNYRTRW; from the coding sequence ATGAAGAATATTCGACTCAGCCCGTTATTAACAGGAATTATTCTTGCGGGCTGTTCAAGTTATACCTTTGCACAGTTGGGAACCAACCTTTCGGTTGATTTGCGTGCATTGTCCATGGGGAATGCGGTGACTGCAGACCCTCCAGGGGTGAATGCCATTCACTTTAACCCGGCAGGACTTACCAAGATTGATGGTCTGCAAACCGAGCAACAAATTATTATTGCAGATTTCAATATTCAGCGTGAGTTTAGTGTTCCAGCAGGCTATAACGTCTTCGGTTATTCTGATGATCCTCTAGTCTGTCACGACGGACCAGAAGTTTCATCTGACCTGTGTACCGACTTCAAGGGACCAGTTAACGGCGATGTAGAATATGTCAGCCTGTATGTGCCTATTCTGAAAAAAATGGTGGATTTGGGAGAAGGTTTGCCGATTGCGGCACCGACGATGGGAGTCGCTTATAATCCACCTGGATCGAAAGCAACCTATGCTACAGCTGTATATGCACCTTTAATTGCAGGTTTTGGCCATGAAGATGGTAATCCCGCCAACTTTATGGGACAGCAGGTCGCTTTGGAAAGGATCACTTATCTGTCCCCATCCATTGGTTATGAGATTAATGACCAGCTTTCGATTGGGGCATCTGTGGGAATGTCTTATCAGGCCGTTGCCATGAAAACAGATTTACGTTTTCCGAATGAGCTGATCGGCATGTTACGTATGATTGATGAAGTCGTATGTACACCATTTAAAGAAAACTCCGACATCATTACCGATATTTTATTACTCGGAATCTGTAATGCTGAAGAGGGGGTGAATCCATTTGGTAAATTTGGCCAAATGGAGCTGGCACTGGAGCAGAACCTCAGTCCAAGTTATAACTTGGGTATCTTATGGGAGCCAACGGAAGACTTTAGTTTTGGTATGGTTTATCAAAGCGCGGCAAAAATGCGCTTAAAGGGCAAATATCATATTGATAATGCTAAAGCACCTCAGGAATTGATTCGGGGATTAATGACTTCACCAACCGGTCAGATCCTGGCTGCGATTCTGGGTTTTCCCAATTATATTCCTAGCAGTGAATCAGGGCTGGTGGCCATGGATTTTGAATATCCAGCCCACTTTCAGGCCGGTATTAAATATAAACTCATGCCGGATTTACAAGTTAATCTTGATATTGGCTGGACTGACTATAAAGCATGGGAGCAGTTTAAATTTGAATTTGATCGTAGTATTTCTGCTTTAAAAATTGCCAAACTTTTATCCCCGCATGTCACGGATTCTTCGCTTGCCTTGCCTTTAGGATTTGAATCGCCGTGGAACTTCGGCATAGGAGTAGAATATTCAGCAACCGACCGTTTAAAACTACGTGCGGGCTATGAGCCAAGAACCAGTGCAATTCCTAAGGATAAACGAAATACGATGGTTCCTATTAATGGGGCACAGTTATTTGGCCTAGGTCTGGGTTACCGTTTCGATGCTGATACCGATCTGGACTTATCTATTGGCTTTCTGCGCAGTAAAGATAACATTCCTGCCAACACCAGTAGCCTGGCGAATCAGACAGGTGTCAATAACCTGTTGCTCAACCCTTATGCAGGCTTGAATGTCAAAACAGATACCAAGATTACTATTTTAGGTTTGAACTATCGTACACGCTGGTAA